The following are encoded in a window of Kaistia algarum genomic DNA:
- the panB gene encoding 3-methyl-2-oxobutanoate hydroxymethyltransferase, giving the protein MSVEVQSRRLTATDIAARKGGEPIVSLTSYHAHTAAIIDPFVDFILVGDSLGMVMHGLESTIPVTVEMMVLQGRAVMRGSKHALVVVDLPFGSYEESPAAAFRTASRVLKETGCGAVKLEGGRRMAETIRFLAERGVPVMGHIGLTPQSVNTMGGFKVQGKTEESAAAVLADALAVDEAGAFAMVVEGVVETLGRQITEKVACPTIGIGASPACDGQILVLEDMLGLSPRVPKFVKRYGSLAGLIEEAVSAYAGDVRARAFPTAENVYKAKV; this is encoded by the coding sequence ATGTCCGTTGAGGTTCAGTCCCGCCGGCTGACGGCGACCGATATTGCCGCGCGCAAGGGCGGCGAGCCGATCGTCTCGCTGACGTCCTACCATGCTCATACTGCCGCAATCATTGATCCATTCGTCGACTTCATCCTTGTGGGCGATTCGCTTGGTATGGTGATGCATGGTCTCGAATCGACCATTCCGGTCACCGTCGAGATGATGGTTCTGCAGGGCCGGGCCGTGATGCGCGGCTCGAAGCATGCCCTCGTCGTCGTTGATCTGCCATTCGGCTCCTATGAAGAGAGCCCGGCGGCGGCGTTCCGGACCGCGTCTCGCGTATTGAAGGAAACCGGCTGCGGCGCGGTCAAGCTGGAGGGCGGTCGCCGCATGGCCGAGACCATCCGCTTCCTGGCGGAGCGCGGCGTGCCTGTAATGGGCCATATCGGTTTGACGCCGCAGTCGGTCAACACCATGGGCGGCTTCAAGGTTCAGGGTAAGACCGAGGAGAGCGCCGCGGCCGTGCTGGCCGATGCTCTCGCTGTCGACGAGGCCGGCGCCTTCGCCATGGTCGTCGAGGGTGTGGTCGAGACGCTCGGGCGCCAAATCACGGAAAAGGTTGCCTGTCCGACGATAGGCATCGGCGCCTCGCCGGCCTGCGATGGCCAGATTCTAGTCCTGGAGGACATGCTGGGGCTTTCGCCGCGCGTGCCGAAATTCGTCAAGCGCTATGGTAGCCTTGCTGGGCTGATCGAGGAGGCGGTTTCGGCCTATGCGGGCGATGTTCGGGCTCGCGCCTTTCCAACGGCCGAGAACGTCTACAAGGCCAAGGTGTGA
- a CDS encoding DUF6502 family protein: protein MTESDRSPLDASKLQTPLARLLRPLVRLAIRSGVTFPALADLLRELYVNVAEHEFALPSKNQTDSRVSLLTGIHRKEVSRLRGAGAPVNVVPVSVSRTSRILARWLADSEFADSQGRPRPLPRSADGNAPSFDRLVESVTRDVRPRVVLDEWIDRGLVTRDDADRIVLAESAFVPDRGSDQQLYYLGRNLHDHIAAAVTNVESPQPRFLERAVHYDGLSQPIAEALEKRSREIAVEALQTANREAHATAPPDASGDWRWIFGVYVYSERVAPEPTSGVGQVSPSPGEPDNGSEGR, encoded by the coding sequence ATGACAGAAAGTGATCGGTCACCACTTGATGCTTCTAAGCTACAGACGCCGTTGGCGCGGCTGCTGCGCCCGCTCGTGCGTCTGGCGATCCGAAGCGGCGTGACCTTTCCGGCCCTCGCCGATCTGTTGCGGGAACTTTACGTCAACGTCGCCGAGCACGAGTTCGCGCTGCCCTCGAAAAATCAGACCGACAGTCGCGTCAGCCTGTTGACTGGAATTCACCGCAAGGAAGTGAGCCGCCTGCGGGGAGCCGGCGCTCCCGTCAACGTGGTCCCAGTCTCGGTCTCCCGCACCAGCCGAATTCTGGCGCGCTGGTTGGCGGACAGCGAGTTCGCCGATTCTCAAGGGCGGCCTCGGCCCCTGCCGCGATCAGCTGACGGGAACGCGCCGTCATTCGACCGGCTCGTCGAATCGGTGACGCGCGACGTACGCCCGCGCGTCGTGCTGGACGAATGGATAGACCGTGGCCTGGTGACTCGGGACGACGCGGATCGCATCGTTCTGGCCGAATCGGCCTTTGTGCCGGACCGGGGCAGCGACCAGCAGCTCTATTATCTCGGCCGCAACCTGCACGACCACATCGCGGCGGCGGTTACCAATGTCGAGAGCCCCCAACCACGCTTTCTTGAGCGCGCCGTCCATTATGACGGACTATCGCAGCCGATCGCGGAGGCGCTCGAAAAGCGCTCTCGCGAAATCGCCGTCGAGGCACTGCAGACCGCCAATCGCGAGGCGCATGCGACAGCGCCGCCGGACGCATCCGGCGACTGGCGATGGATCTTTGGTGTCTACGTCTATTCGGAGCGCGTTGCCCCGGAGCCCACATCCGGCGTAGGACAGGTGTCGCCATCTCCGGGCGAGCCCGACAACGGGAGCGAAGGCAGATGA
- a CDS encoding L,D-transpeptidase, with amino-acid sequence MIARLIALVALAAVAIGFSQPASANTLFPAPAGVFAKVSLSGQSMDVVINRGNGKEERYSWKVSTGRKGFETPPGRFRPDYLDEMHHSTKYENAPMPYSVFFNDGIAVHATTEVNHLGRPASHGCVRLDAANAEVFFRAVADVGMMRTAIIVEQ; translated from the coding sequence ATGATCGCTCGTCTCATTGCCCTTGTCGCACTCGCCGCCGTGGCAATCGGCTTTTCCCAGCCGGCTTCAGCCAATACACTTTTCCCCGCGCCCGCTGGCGTCTTCGCCAAGGTCTCTCTGTCCGGCCAGAGCATGGATGTCGTGATCAATCGCGGCAATGGCAAAGAAGAGCGATACAGCTGGAAGGTATCGACCGGCCGCAAGGGCTTTGAAACCCCGCCCGGACGCTTCCGCCCCGACTATCTCGACGAGATGCACCACTCGACAAAATATGAGAACGCGCCGATGCCTTATTCGGTGTTCTTCAACGACGGAATTGCGGTCCATGCGACCACGGAAGTAAACCACCTCGGTCGGCCGGCTTCGCATGGCTGCGTGCGGCTCGACGCCGCCAATGCGGAGGTATTCTTCCGCGCTGTCGCCGATGTCGGCATGATGCGCACCGCGATCATCGTCGAGCAGTAA
- a CDS encoding DUF1467 family protein: MRIYSLIAIYFIIWWLVIFMILPFGIRTQSDEGSVTLGTAPSAPIRPMLLRKAIITSIISAVILFAFWYAYDVKGWTPEVLSRLL; encoded by the coding sequence ATGCGTATCTACAGTCTCATCGCCATCTATTTTATCATCTGGTGGCTGGTCATTTTCATGATCCTGCCCTTCGGCATCCGTACCCAGTCGGATGAAGGCAGCGTAACGCTCGGCACCGCGCCGAGCGCTCCAATCCGGCCGATGCTTCTGCGCAAGGCGATCATCACCTCGATCATCAGCGCCGTGATCCTGTTCGCCTTCTGGTACGCTTATGACGTCAAGGGCTGGACGCCGGAAGTCCTGAGCCGGCTGCTCTGA
- a CDS encoding L,D-transpeptidase — protein sequence MLNARWIRFAALALTALVVGSLPAPARADVVARISLSAQEMVVYVDGVARYGWAVSTARAGYRTPVGSFRPTRMHTMWYSKKYDNAPMPSSIFFHGGYAVHGTQHIRSLGRPASHGCVRLDPNNARTLYSLVKSSGMENARIIITR from the coding sequence ATGCTGAATGCACGGTGGATTCGCTTTGCCGCACTTGCCCTGACCGCGCTTGTGGTCGGATCGCTGCCAGCGCCCGCAAGAGCGGACGTCGTGGCGCGGATCAGCCTGTCGGCGCAGGAAATGGTAGTCTATGTGGACGGTGTCGCCCGCTATGGCTGGGCGGTGTCGACCGCACGGGCAGGCTATCGCACCCCCGTCGGAAGCTTCCGACCGACGCGGATGCACACGATGTGGTATTCGAAAAAATACGACAACGCGCCGATGCCGAGTTCGATATTCTTCCACGGCGGCTATGCCGTCCACGGTACGCAGCATATTCGCTCGCTTGGCCGCCCCGCTTCCCATGGATGCGTGCGCCTGGACCCGAACAACGCCAGGACGCTTTACAGCCTGGTCAAGAGTTCCGGGATGGAGAATGCCCGCATCATCATCACGCGCTGA
- a CDS encoding glycosyltransferase, translating into MNSFFVDATVPLRWGPHPVVGIPRVEFAIVRQALREKSGKAAFFKVERSGEARLLDSREMHYLVDLVEGRLRNIEDAAEQPFLDRLGTVARAIRDGAAASGKEFDRVSASYLSGRTDRRGLSYQASKALIRGLKLTGLGRSGSRETRDPLSEPGARCFLSTAGLHYLASSKRSTPLSASISTVLHDLIPIEKPHLTDRSHARNFARDVEWMFNHCRQIIGVSNYTAQQASLHAEGLGLEQNPRIAVSQLGSFLKASMQGRELEPVPSLFGRNFALYCSTIEIRKNHILLLKLWASLLPELGDRLPKLVFCGRWGWMYDEVKAYLASHPQLAEHVVILSDMSDAQLAWLYRSASFGLYPSLAEGWGLGAAESLDFGLPIIVSDTPSLGEATQGLMPVCPVSDMEAWRTEVRKAATDPCWGDALRDRIRRDYRPIDESAFAMRLLSLVQAEAPLEPSIAESPASRPEHTAGSSAPIHAERQRLKGMSFGKHRLGRWPVRAAGSGLPASSP; encoded by the coding sequence TTGAATAGTTTCTTTGTTGACGCGACCGTGCCGCTGCGCTGGGGCCCCCATCCGGTGGTCGGCATACCACGGGTCGAATTCGCGATTGTCCGACAGGCACTTCGTGAGAAGAGCGGCAAGGCGGCGTTCTTCAAGGTCGAGCGATCGGGTGAGGCGCGGCTGCTCGATTCCCGCGAGATGCACTATCTCGTCGATCTGGTCGAAGGACGCCTTCGCAATATCGAAGACGCGGCCGAGCAGCCCTTCCTGGATCGGCTCGGCACCGTCGCACGGGCGATACGCGATGGCGCTGCCGCTTCCGGAAAGGAATTCGACCGCGTGTCCGCCAGCTATCTCAGCGGCCGCACCGACCGCCGGGGACTGTCCTACCAGGCATCGAAGGCGCTGATCCGAGGCCTCAAGCTTACCGGCCTCGGCCGCAGCGGTTCGCGCGAGACCCGAGATCCGCTCTCGGAACCGGGCGCGCGTTGCTTCCTCTCGACGGCCGGACTGCACTATCTCGCATCCAGCAAGCGTTCCACTCCCCTATCGGCGAGTATCTCGACGGTCCTGCACGATCTCATCCCGATCGAAAAGCCGCACCTGACCGACCGAAGTCACGCGAGAAACTTCGCCCGCGACGTGGAATGGATGTTCAACCATTGCCGCCAGATCATTGGCGTCTCAAACTACACGGCGCAGCAGGCGAGCCTTCATGCCGAGGGTCTCGGCCTTGAGCAGAATCCCCGCATCGCGGTCTCTCAGCTCGGTTCCTTCCTCAAGGCCTCGATGCAGGGCCGCGAATTGGAGCCGGTGCCGTCGCTCTTCGGCAGGAATTTCGCGCTCTACTGCTCGACGATCGAAATCCGCAAGAATCATATCCTGCTGCTGAAGCTGTGGGCGAGCCTCCTGCCGGAACTGGGCGACCGGCTGCCGAAGCTCGTGTTCTGCGGGCGCTGGGGCTGGATGTATGACGAGGTGAAGGCCTATCTGGCAAGCCATCCCCAATTGGCTGAGCACGTCGTCATCCTGAGCGACATGAGCGACGCCCAGCTCGCCTGGCTCTATCGCTCCGCCAGCTTCGGGCTCTACCCCTCCCTCGCGGAAGGCTGGGGCCTTGGCGCGGCGGAGAGCCTCGACTTCGGCCTCCCGATCATCGTCTCCGATACGCCGTCCCTCGGCGAGGCAACACAGGGCCTTATGCCGGTGTGCCCGGTATCCGATATGGAAGCCTGGCGCACGGAAGTGCGCAAGGCTGCCACCGACCCCTGCTGGGGCGACGCCTTGCGCGACCGGATTCGCCGCGACTATCGGCCCATTGACGAAAGTGCCTTCGCGATGCGTCTTCTCTCCCTCGTCCAGGCGGAGGCCCCGCTTGAACCCTCTATCGCGGAGAGTCCTGCAAGCCGGCCGGAACACACGGCAGGCTCGAGCGCCCCCATCCATGCGGAGCGCCAGAGGCTCAAGGGCATGTCGTTCGGCAAACACCGCCTTGGAAGATGGCCGGTCAGAGCAGCCGGCTCAGGACTTCCGGCGTCCAGCCCTTGA
- a CDS encoding tetratricopeptide repeat protein, producing MTDIFHEVEDDLRKEKAAKLWRRFGPYLLAAAVLVVLATAAWRGWVYWRALEAAATGDRFVAALQLADDGKHDDAMKALADLSTTGTGGYPILAQLRSASELAGAGKTDEAVKAFDDLAASPSTPPLLKALSRLRAALLLVDSADLAAMKTRIGDLASTGGPWRNASREILGLTAWRAGDVEAARGYFNDIAGDPTASDAMKNRVQLMLELIKSKAGEPAPAAKS from the coding sequence ATGACCGACATCTTTCACGAAGTCGAAGATGATCTTCGCAAGGAGAAGGCGGCGAAGCTGTGGCGCCGCTTCGGGCCCTATCTCCTGGCTGCCGCCGTCCTCGTCGTACTGGCGACCGCCGCCTGGCGCGGCTGGGTCTATTGGCGCGCGCTCGAAGCCGCCGCGACCGGAGACCGCTTTGTAGCGGCGTTGCAACTGGCCGATGACGGCAAGCATGACGACGCCATGAAGGCACTCGCCGACCTCTCGACGACCGGGACCGGCGGCTATCCGATTCTCGCCCAGCTGCGTTCCGCTTCGGAACTCGCCGGCGCCGGCAAGACCGATGAGGCCGTGAAGGCTTTTGACGACCTCGCTGCCTCTCCCTCGACGCCGCCCCTGCTGAAGGCGCTTTCGCGCCTTCGCGCGGCGCTGCTCCTGGTCGACAGCGCCGATCTCGCGGCCATGAAGACCCGCATCGGCGATCTGGCTTCCACCGGCGGGCCCTGGCGCAATGCGTCGCGCGAGATCCTCGGGCTCACGGCCTGGCGGGCAGGGGATGTCGAGGCCGCGCGTGGCTACTTTAACGATATCGCCGGCGACCCGACGGCATCGGATGCGATGAAGAATCGGGTCCAGCTGATGCTGGAGCTGATCAAGAGCAAGGCCGGCGAGCCGGCACCCGCGGCGAAAAGCTGA